One window from the genome of Nicotiana sylvestris chromosome 9, ASM39365v2, whole genome shotgun sequence encodes:
- the LOC104217220 gene encoding telomerase reverse transcriptase isoform X3, translated as MLRKNCAAEKLSTETTKSASGDVLPSREGQFYSITHTSLCGKRTETTKSASGDVLPSREGQFYSITHTSLCGKRKRQFKWQRQRKRKQLKAQEKYSLIPCMNSNTKDNWPGDQNCDSLISCMNSNTKDNWPGDQNCDVSSNSVLLLEKKNTWCSCCLVFQTIPEVKKEVQINRQTIFYKLESFPSVFPSKHILNSLKPDSSGANRLFKEIFRSLGVNVTTQIASCTHSSNCTFIRSTCLYHSIIKLLKTLIRKAHHCQHVRLLEKHCSSTPSLDQDTKNIIATILERHETEASILAKGCAESGLAHNDIDSESCSTTPGSQPSLLEPTKCYCMKKQVVSFIWAVCRSIVPINLLGTPSNWRVLTKNISKLVKLRRFEKFTLKQSMRKIKLSRYHLLSDQYSLLKHKLLEHWIFWFFSSIVVPLVQANFYVTEAEHEKQDIFYYRKPTWENIISKFVTCLRDQGYQELNVASVKKIIWNRSFGFSKVRLCPKGKGVRMLANLKASAKLPVNPPLQSKGLRKVGVGRNVKCYNYKSVNEVLKDLHLVLKHIVVNEPERLGSSVFDYNDAYKRLLPFLSLLKSGFSVKPGVFIIVSDVEKAFDSVDQDKLLSVLDDLNLEEEYFLSKVVQVVCTKKSLRIPQNWTLVSKENAPDSANARSYLPTGSLHGILVKQQVQGRKVRKEQLQNDMKEHIRRNVLRLGSNFFLQSVGIPQGSVLSSMLCSLYLGHLEKSVIFPFLDKACEPAPGFPSEECFLDDTASGCAHLVMCKPSYLLLRFIDDLLFISTSKEQASRFFSRLQRGFRAYNCDMNKKKFGMNFQINTIPDLRSDRLYVVEDGTSFLRWSGLFINCSTLEIQADYTRYLNFPLSSTLTVGWLNKPGRDLKVKLCGYLRPKCHPIFYDSNINSAAVVRLNIYQAFLLCAMKFHCYIFDLSSICRFSTKFYAAALGKSLRYMTKLIKRRMFSFKTGSDFRPILEVGKGEIEWLGLTAYIRVLKRKQSRYKELLRVLDSKLMALGKQESTLSVLQEATDDKRSSILWKIKY; from the exons ATGCTAAG GAAAAATTGTGCTGCGGAGAAGTTATCGACAGAAACTACAAAATCTGCTTCTGGTGACGTGCTTCCATCTAGGGAAGGCCAATTTTACTCAATTACACATACTTCCTTGTGTGGAAAGCGTACAGAAACTACAAAATCTGCTTCTGGTGACGTGCTTCCATCTAGGGAAGGCCAATTTTACTCAATTACACATACTTCCTTGTGTGGAAAGCGTAAAAGACAGTTTAAATGGCAGCGTCAGAGGAAGCGTAAGCAGTTGAAGGCTCAAGAAAAATATTCCTTAATCCCTTGTATGAATTCCAACACTAAGGACAACTGGCCGGGAGACCAGAATTGTGATTCCTTAATCTCTTGTATGAATTCCAACACTAAGGACAACTGGCCGGGAGACCAGAATTGTGATGTAAGCTCAAATTCAGTGCTTCTTCTTGAAAAG AAAAATACTTGGTGCTCTTGTTGTTTGGTCTTTCAAACAATCCCAGAGGTCAAAAAGGAAGTTCAAATCAACAGGCAAACCATCTTCTACAAGTTGGAAAGTTTTCCTTCAGTGTTCCCATCCAAGC ACATCTTGAATTCGCTGAAGCCAGACTCTTCTGGAGCAAATAGACTCTTCAAGGAAATTTTTAGATCTCTTGGTGTAAATGTCACTACTCAGATAGCTTCTTGCACGCACAGCAGCAACTGTACTTTTATCAGATCCACTTGTCT ATACCATTCAATTATTAAGTTGCTGAAAACTCTCATCCGCAAAGCTCACCATTGCCAACATGTAAGGCTGTTGGAAAAGCACTGTTCTTCCACTCCATCATTGGATCAAGATACCAAAAATATTATTGCAACTATCTTGGAG AGACACGAAACCGAAGCAAGTATACTTGCAAAAGGTTGTGCTGAAAGTGGATTAGCTCACAATGACATCGACTCCGAAAGTTGCAGCACAACTCCAGGATCACAACCCTCTCTTTTGGAGCCAACCAAGTGTTATTGTATGAAGAAGCAGGTTGTATCATTTATTTGGGCTGTTTGTCGAAGTATAGTGCCCATAAATTTACTGGGAACTCCTTCTAATTGGAGAGTTCTAACAAAGAATATTTCCAAGCTTGTTAAGCTACGAAGGTTTGAGAAGTTCACGCTCAAGCAGAGCATGAGGAAAATTAAACTATCTAGGTATCATCTACTATCAGATCAGTACTCCTTACTGAAACATAAACTACTAGAGCACTGGATATTTTGGTTCTTTTCTTCAATTGTTGTGCCACTGGTTCAAGCTAACTTTTACGTAACTGAAGCTGAGCATGAGAAACAAGATATATTTTATTATCGCAAGCCTACGTGGGAGAACATTATTTCCAAATTTGTGACTTGCTTGAGAGATCAAGGTTATCAAGAATTAAATGTTGCATCTGTCAAGAAAATAATATGGAATAGATCTTTTGGTTTCTCAAAAGTTCGACTTTGTCCAAAAGGAAAGGGGGTAAGAATGCTGGCTAACCTTAAAGCATCGGCAAAGTTGCCTGTGAATCCTCCATTGCAATCCAAAGGTCTGAGAAAAGTAGGTGTTGGTAGAAATGTTAAATGTTACAATTACAAATCTGTTAATGAAGTCCTCAAAGATTTGCACTTGGTGCTCAAACATATAGTAGTAAATGAACCAGAGAGGTTGGGTTCATCTGTATTTGACTACAATGATGCATATAAAAGGCTTCTCCCTTTCTTATCACTCCTGAAGAGCGGTTTTTCTGTCAAACCTGGAGTTTTCATCATTGTATCAGACGTTGAAAAAGCTTTTGATTCTGTAGACCAAGATAAGTTACTGAGTGTGCTGGATGATCTCAATTTGGAGGAAGAATATTTTTTAAGCAAAGTTGTTCAAGTTGTGTGCACTAAGAAATCATTACGGATACCACAAAACTGGACATTAGTGAGTAAAGAGAATGCCCCTGACTCCGCCAATGCTAGGTCTTATCTTCCCACTGGCTCATTGCATGGCATTCTTGTAAAGCAACAG GTGCAAGGCAGAAAAGTAAGAAAAGAACAGCTTCAAAATGATATGAAGGAGCACATAAGGCGCAATGTGCTGCGGTTAGGTAGCAATTTTTTCTTGCAATCTGTTGGTATACCTCAAGGGAGTGTTTTGTCCTCTATGCTCTGCTCTTTGTATTTAGGACATCTCGAGAAGTCAGTAATATTTCCATTCCTTGACAAAGCTTGTGAACCTGCCCCTGGATTTCCTTCGGAGGAATGTTTTCTCGATGATACAGCTTCAGGATGTGCTCACCTCGTAATGTGTAAACCTAGCTATCTGTTACTTAGATTTATTGATGACTTGCTTTTCATCTCAACCTCAAAGGAACAGGCTTCTAGGTTCTTCTCACGGTTGCAGAGAGGGTTTCGAGCCTACAACTGCGACATGaacaaaaagaaatttggaaTGAACTTTCAGATAAACACTATACCAGATCTGAGATCAGATAGATTGTATGTGGTTGAAGATGGAACCTCATTTCTTCGGTGGAGTGgactttttatcaactgctcaaCGTTGGAAATTCAGGCAGATTACACGAG GTATTTGAATTTCCCGCTGAGTTCAACACTCACTGTGGGCTGGCTAAATAAACCAGGCCGTGACTTAAAGGTTAAGCTGTGCGGTTATCTGAGACCGAAATGCCATCCTATATTCTATGATTCTAACATAAACTCAGCAGCTGTGGTCAGACTCAACATTTATCAAGCTTTTCTTTTGTGTGCCATGAAGTTCCATTGCTACATCTTTGATTTATCAAGCATATGTAGATTCAGCACCAAATTTTATGCAGCTGCTTTGGGAAAATCATTGAG GTATATGACAAAGCTCATCAAGAGGAGGATGTTCTCCTTCAAAACTGGTTCAGATTTTCGTCCAATTCTCGAAGTGGGGAAAGGTGAAATCGAATGGCTTGGATTAACTGCTTATATTCGCGTTTTGAAGAGGAAACAATCAAGATATAAGGAATTGTTACGTGTATTAGATTCTAAGCTCATGGCGCTTGGTAAGCAAGAAAGTACATTATCAGTATTACAAGAAGCCACAGATGATAAGCGTTCCTCTATACTATGGAAGATTAAGTATTGA
- the LOC104217220 gene encoding telomerase reverse transcriptase isoform X2 — protein MIIGSFSTNASLSSPTARLLSTCTILTAAGPTLRKNCAAEKLSTETTKSASGDVLPSREGQFYSITHTSLCGKRTETTKSASGDVLPSREGQFYSITHTSLCGKRKRQFKWQRQRKRKQLKAQEKYSLIPCMNSNTKDNWPGDQNCDSLISCMNSNTKDNWPGDQNCDVSSNSVLLLEKKNTWCSCCLVFQTIPEVKKEVQINRQTIFYKLESFPSVFPSKHILNSLKPDSSGANRLFKEIFRSLGVNVTTQIASCTHSSNCTFIRSTCLYHSIIKLLKTLIRKAHHCQHVRLLEKHCSSTPSLDQDTKNIIATILERHETEASILAKGCAESGLAHNDIDSESCSTTPGSQPSLLEPTKCYCMKKQVVSFIWAVCRSIVPINLLGTPSNWRVLTKNISKLVKLRRFEKFTLKQSMRKIKLSRYHLLSDQYSLLKHKLLEHWIFWFFSSIVVPLVQANFYVTEAEHEKQDIFYYRKPTWENIISKFVTCLRDQGYQELNVASVKKIIWNRSFGFSKVRLCPKGKGVRMLANLKASAKLPVNPPLQSKGLRKVGVGRNVKCYNYKSVNEVLKDLHLVLKHIVVNEPERLGSSVFDYNDAYKRLLPFLSLLKSGFSVKPGVFIIVSDVEKAFDSVDQDKLLSVLDDLNLEEEYFLSKVVQVVCTKKSLRIPQNWTLVSKENAPDSANARSYLPTGSLHGILVKQQVQGRKVRKEQLQNDMKEHIRRNVLRLGSNFFLQSVGIPQGSVLSSMLCSLYLGHLEKSVIFPFLDKACEPAPGFPSEECFLDDTASGCAHLVMCKPSYLLLRFIDDLLFISTSKEQASRFFSRLQRGFRAYNCDMNKKKFGMNFQINTIPDLRSDRLYVVEDGTSFLRWSGLFINCSTLEIQADYTRYLNFPLSSTLTVGWLNKPGRDLKVKLCGYLRPKCHPIFYDSNINSAAVVRLNIYQAFLLCAMKFHCYIFDLSSICRFSTKFYAAALGKSLRYMTKLIKRRMFSFKTGSDFRPILEVGKGEIEWLGLTAYIRVLKRKQSRYKELLRVLDSKLMALGKQESTLSVLQEATDDKRSSILWKIKY, from the exons ATGATTATCGGAAGCTTCTCAACAAATGCTTCGTTGTCCTCTCCGACAGCACGCCTCCTCTCCACGTGTACGATCCTCACTGCCGCTGGTCCCACCTTGAG GAAAAATTGTGCTGCGGAGAAGTTATCGACAGAAACTACAAAATCTGCTTCTGGTGACGTGCTTCCATCTAGGGAAGGCCAATTTTACTCAATTACACATACTTCCTTGTGTGGAAAGCGTACAGAAACTACAAAATCTGCTTCTGGTGACGTGCTTCCATCTAGGGAAGGCCAATTTTACTCAATTACACATACTTCCTTGTGTGGAAAGCGTAAAAGACAGTTTAAATGGCAGCGTCAGAGGAAGCGTAAGCAGTTGAAGGCTCAAGAAAAATATTCCTTAATCCCTTGTATGAATTCCAACACTAAGGACAACTGGCCGGGAGACCAGAATTGTGATTCCTTAATCTCTTGTATGAATTCCAACACTAAGGACAACTGGCCGGGAGACCAGAATTGTGATGTAAGCTCAAATTCAGTGCTTCTTCTTGAAAAG AAAAATACTTGGTGCTCTTGTTGTTTGGTCTTTCAAACAATCCCAGAGGTCAAAAAGGAAGTTCAAATCAACAGGCAAACCATCTTCTACAAGTTGGAAAGTTTTCCTTCAGTGTTCCCATCCAAGC ACATCTTGAATTCGCTGAAGCCAGACTCTTCTGGAGCAAATAGACTCTTCAAGGAAATTTTTAGATCTCTTGGTGTAAATGTCACTACTCAGATAGCTTCTTGCACGCACAGCAGCAACTGTACTTTTATCAGATCCACTTGTCT ATACCATTCAATTATTAAGTTGCTGAAAACTCTCATCCGCAAAGCTCACCATTGCCAACATGTAAGGCTGTTGGAAAAGCACTGTTCTTCCACTCCATCATTGGATCAAGATACCAAAAATATTATTGCAACTATCTTGGAG AGACACGAAACCGAAGCAAGTATACTTGCAAAAGGTTGTGCTGAAAGTGGATTAGCTCACAATGACATCGACTCCGAAAGTTGCAGCACAACTCCAGGATCACAACCCTCTCTTTTGGAGCCAACCAAGTGTTATTGTATGAAGAAGCAGGTTGTATCATTTATTTGGGCTGTTTGTCGAAGTATAGTGCCCATAAATTTACTGGGAACTCCTTCTAATTGGAGAGTTCTAACAAAGAATATTTCCAAGCTTGTTAAGCTACGAAGGTTTGAGAAGTTCACGCTCAAGCAGAGCATGAGGAAAATTAAACTATCTAGGTATCATCTACTATCAGATCAGTACTCCTTACTGAAACATAAACTACTAGAGCACTGGATATTTTGGTTCTTTTCTTCAATTGTTGTGCCACTGGTTCAAGCTAACTTTTACGTAACTGAAGCTGAGCATGAGAAACAAGATATATTTTATTATCGCAAGCCTACGTGGGAGAACATTATTTCCAAATTTGTGACTTGCTTGAGAGATCAAGGTTATCAAGAATTAAATGTTGCATCTGTCAAGAAAATAATATGGAATAGATCTTTTGGTTTCTCAAAAGTTCGACTTTGTCCAAAAGGAAAGGGGGTAAGAATGCTGGCTAACCTTAAAGCATCGGCAAAGTTGCCTGTGAATCCTCCATTGCAATCCAAAGGTCTGAGAAAAGTAGGTGTTGGTAGAAATGTTAAATGTTACAATTACAAATCTGTTAATGAAGTCCTCAAAGATTTGCACTTGGTGCTCAAACATATAGTAGTAAATGAACCAGAGAGGTTGGGTTCATCTGTATTTGACTACAATGATGCATATAAAAGGCTTCTCCCTTTCTTATCACTCCTGAAGAGCGGTTTTTCTGTCAAACCTGGAGTTTTCATCATTGTATCAGACGTTGAAAAAGCTTTTGATTCTGTAGACCAAGATAAGTTACTGAGTGTGCTGGATGATCTCAATTTGGAGGAAGAATATTTTTTAAGCAAAGTTGTTCAAGTTGTGTGCACTAAGAAATCATTACGGATACCACAAAACTGGACATTAGTGAGTAAAGAGAATGCCCCTGACTCCGCCAATGCTAGGTCTTATCTTCCCACTGGCTCATTGCATGGCATTCTTGTAAAGCAACAG GTGCAAGGCAGAAAAGTAAGAAAAGAACAGCTTCAAAATGATATGAAGGAGCACATAAGGCGCAATGTGCTGCGGTTAGGTAGCAATTTTTTCTTGCAATCTGTTGGTATACCTCAAGGGAGTGTTTTGTCCTCTATGCTCTGCTCTTTGTATTTAGGACATCTCGAGAAGTCAGTAATATTTCCATTCCTTGACAAAGCTTGTGAACCTGCCCCTGGATTTCCTTCGGAGGAATGTTTTCTCGATGATACAGCTTCAGGATGTGCTCACCTCGTAATGTGTAAACCTAGCTATCTGTTACTTAGATTTATTGATGACTTGCTTTTCATCTCAACCTCAAAGGAACAGGCTTCTAGGTTCTTCTCACGGTTGCAGAGAGGGTTTCGAGCCTACAACTGCGACATGaacaaaaagaaatttggaaTGAACTTTCAGATAAACACTATACCAGATCTGAGATCAGATAGATTGTATGTGGTTGAAGATGGAACCTCATTTCTTCGGTGGAGTGgactttttatcaactgctcaaCGTTGGAAATTCAGGCAGATTACACGAG GTATTTGAATTTCCCGCTGAGTTCAACACTCACTGTGGGCTGGCTAAATAAACCAGGCCGTGACTTAAAGGTTAAGCTGTGCGGTTATCTGAGACCGAAATGCCATCCTATATTCTATGATTCTAACATAAACTCAGCAGCTGTGGTCAGACTCAACATTTATCAAGCTTTTCTTTTGTGTGCCATGAAGTTCCATTGCTACATCTTTGATTTATCAAGCATATGTAGATTCAGCACCAAATTTTATGCAGCTGCTTTGGGAAAATCATTGAG GTATATGACAAAGCTCATCAAGAGGAGGATGTTCTCCTTCAAAACTGGTTCAGATTTTCGTCCAATTCTCGAAGTGGGGAAAGGTGAAATCGAATGGCTTGGATTAACTGCTTATATTCGCGTTTTGAAGAGGAAACAATCAAGATATAAGGAATTGTTACGTGTATTAGATTCTAAGCTCATGGCGCTTGGTAAGCAAGAAAGTACATTATCAGTATTACAAGAAGCCACAGATGATAAGCGTTCCTCTATACTATGGAAGATTAAGTATTGA
- the LOC104217220 gene encoding telomerase reverse transcriptase isoform X1 — protein MSTKRPRVPPVLWRLFHNRARTLGHTILSLVPSKTSTNCLCKGRQCLGCVGENGATSFLIREKDSDDYRKLLNKCFVVLSDSTPPLHVYDPHCRWSHLELVRRTIEMTIIEQPNNVICSGYAKMSRFSDIVELLTSPAWSLLLKRIGDVLMVYLLKNTSIFFRLPRNKHRQVAGVPICDLRRKSLLHVSATTYKPSLLHPESRKKRSVDEVYSSMRKKMCIRKNCAAEKLSTETTKSASGDVLPSREGQFYSITHTSLCGKRTETTKSASGDVLPSREGQFYSITHTSLCGKRKRQFKWQRQRKRKQLKAQEKYSLIPCMNSNTKDNWPGDQNCDSLISCMNSNTKDNWPGDQNCDVSSNSVLLLEKKNTWCSCCLVFQTIPEVKKEVQINRQTIFYKLESFPSVFPSKHILNSLKPDSSGANRLFKEIFRSLGVNVTTQIASCTHSSNCTFIRSTCLYHSIIKLLKTLIRKAHHCQHVRLLEKHCSSTPSLDQDTKNIIATILERHETEASILAKGCAESGLAHNDIDSESCSTTPGSQPSLLEPTKCYCMKKQVVSFIWAVCRSIVPINLLGTPSNWRVLTKNISKLVKLRRFEKFTLKQSMRKIKLSRYHLLSDQYSLLKHKLLEHWIFWFFSSIVVPLVQANFYVTEAEHEKQDIFYYRKPTWENIISKFVTCLRDQGYQELNVASVKKIIWNRSFGFSKVRLCPKGKGVRMLANLKASAKLPVNPPLQSKGLRKVGVGRNVKCYNYKSVNEVLKDLHLVLKHIVVNEPERLGSSVFDYNDAYKRLLPFLSLLKSGFSVKPGVFIIVSDVEKAFDSVDQDKLLSVLDDLNLEEEYFLSKVVQVVCTKKSLRIPQNWTLVSKENAPDSANARSYLPTGSLHGILVKQQVQGRKVRKEQLQNDMKEHIRRNVLRLGSNFFLQSVGIPQGSVLSSMLCSLYLGHLEKSVIFPFLDKACEPAPGFPSEECFLDDTASGCAHLVMCKPSYLLLRFIDDLLFISTSKEQASRFFSRLQRGFRAYNCDMNKKKFGMNFQINTIPDLRSDRLYVVEDGTSFLRWSGLFINCSTLEIQADYTRYLNFPLSSTLTVGWLNKPGRDLKVKLCGYLRPKCHPIFYDSNINSAAVVRLNIYQAFLLCAMKFHCYIFDLSSICRFSTKFYAAALGKSLRYMTKLIKRRMFSFKTGSDFRPILEVGKGEIEWLGLTAYIRVLKRKQSRYKELLRVLDSKLMALGKQESTLSVLQEATDDKRSSILWKIKY, from the exons ATGTCGACGAAGAGACCGAGAGTTCCACCGGTTCTATGGAGGTTGTTCCATAACCGTGCACGTACTCTAGGACATACAATTTTATCTCTAGTTCCTTCAAAAACGTCGACGAATTGCCTCTGCAAGGGTCGCCAGTGCCTCGGATGCGTCGGCGAAAATGGCGCCACGTCATTTCTGATCAGGGAAAAGGATTCAGATGATTATCGGAAGCTTCTCAACAAATGCTTCGTTGTCCTCTCCGACAGCACGCCTCCTCTCCACGTGTACGATCCTCACTGCCGCTGGTCCCACCTTGAG CTTGTTAGgaggacaatagaaatgacaataATCGAGCAACCCAACAACGTTATATGTTCTGGTTATGCTAAG ATGAGCCGCTTCAGTGACATAGTAGAACTTTTGACATCACCAGCATGGAGCCTTCTCCTTAAAAGG ATTGGGGATGTTCTCATGGTTTATTTACTAAAGAACACTTCAATATTTTTTCGACTCCCTCGAAACAAACACCGTCAGGTGGCTGGAGTTCCCATCTGTGACTTACGCCGAAAATCTCTCCTGCATGTATCTGCCACTACCTATAAGCCTTCATTACTTCATCCTG AATCTAGGAAAAAGAGAAGTGTAGATGAAGTTTACTCATCAATGAGGAAAAAGATGTGCATTAG GAAAAATTGTGCTGCGGAGAAGTTATCGACAGAAACTACAAAATCTGCTTCTGGTGACGTGCTTCCATCTAGGGAAGGCCAATTTTACTCAATTACACATACTTCCTTGTGTGGAAAGCGTACAGAAACTACAAAATCTGCTTCTGGTGACGTGCTTCCATCTAGGGAAGGCCAATTTTACTCAATTACACATACTTCCTTGTGTGGAAAGCGTAAAAGACAGTTTAAATGGCAGCGTCAGAGGAAGCGTAAGCAGTTGAAGGCTCAAGAAAAATATTCCTTAATCCCTTGTATGAATTCCAACACTAAGGACAACTGGCCGGGAGACCAGAATTGTGATTCCTTAATCTCTTGTATGAATTCCAACACTAAGGACAACTGGCCGGGAGACCAGAATTGTGATGTAAGCTCAAATTCAGTGCTTCTTCTTGAAAAG AAAAATACTTGGTGCTCTTGTTGTTTGGTCTTTCAAACAATCCCAGAGGTCAAAAAGGAAGTTCAAATCAACAGGCAAACCATCTTCTACAAGTTGGAAAGTTTTCCTTCAGTGTTCCCATCCAAGC ACATCTTGAATTCGCTGAAGCCAGACTCTTCTGGAGCAAATAGACTCTTCAAGGAAATTTTTAGATCTCTTGGTGTAAATGTCACTACTCAGATAGCTTCTTGCACGCACAGCAGCAACTGTACTTTTATCAGATCCACTTGTCT ATACCATTCAATTATTAAGTTGCTGAAAACTCTCATCCGCAAAGCTCACCATTGCCAACATGTAAGGCTGTTGGAAAAGCACTGTTCTTCCACTCCATCATTGGATCAAGATACCAAAAATATTATTGCAACTATCTTGGAG AGACACGAAACCGAAGCAAGTATACTTGCAAAAGGTTGTGCTGAAAGTGGATTAGCTCACAATGACATCGACTCCGAAAGTTGCAGCACAACTCCAGGATCACAACCCTCTCTTTTGGAGCCAACCAAGTGTTATTGTATGAAGAAGCAGGTTGTATCATTTATTTGGGCTGTTTGTCGAAGTATAGTGCCCATAAATTTACTGGGAACTCCTTCTAATTGGAGAGTTCTAACAAAGAATATTTCCAAGCTTGTTAAGCTACGAAGGTTTGAGAAGTTCACGCTCAAGCAGAGCATGAGGAAAATTAAACTATCTAGGTATCATCTACTATCAGATCAGTACTCCTTACTGAAACATAAACTACTAGAGCACTGGATATTTTGGTTCTTTTCTTCAATTGTTGTGCCACTGGTTCAAGCTAACTTTTACGTAACTGAAGCTGAGCATGAGAAACAAGATATATTTTATTATCGCAAGCCTACGTGGGAGAACATTATTTCCAAATTTGTGACTTGCTTGAGAGATCAAGGTTATCAAGAATTAAATGTTGCATCTGTCAAGAAAATAATATGGAATAGATCTTTTGGTTTCTCAAAAGTTCGACTTTGTCCAAAAGGAAAGGGGGTAAGAATGCTGGCTAACCTTAAAGCATCGGCAAAGTTGCCTGTGAATCCTCCATTGCAATCCAAAGGTCTGAGAAAAGTAGGTGTTGGTAGAAATGTTAAATGTTACAATTACAAATCTGTTAATGAAGTCCTCAAAGATTTGCACTTGGTGCTCAAACATATAGTAGTAAATGAACCAGAGAGGTTGGGTTCATCTGTATTTGACTACAATGATGCATATAAAAGGCTTCTCCCTTTCTTATCACTCCTGAAGAGCGGTTTTTCTGTCAAACCTGGAGTTTTCATCATTGTATCAGACGTTGAAAAAGCTTTTGATTCTGTAGACCAAGATAAGTTACTGAGTGTGCTGGATGATCTCAATTTGGAGGAAGAATATTTTTTAAGCAAAGTTGTTCAAGTTGTGTGCACTAAGAAATCATTACGGATACCACAAAACTGGACATTAGTGAGTAAAGAGAATGCCCCTGACTCCGCCAATGCTAGGTCTTATCTTCCCACTGGCTCATTGCATGGCATTCTTGTAAAGCAACAG GTGCAAGGCAGAAAAGTAAGAAAAGAACAGCTTCAAAATGATATGAAGGAGCACATAAGGCGCAATGTGCTGCGGTTAGGTAGCAATTTTTTCTTGCAATCTGTTGGTATACCTCAAGGGAGTGTTTTGTCCTCTATGCTCTGCTCTTTGTATTTAGGACATCTCGAGAAGTCAGTAATATTTCCATTCCTTGACAAAGCTTGTGAACCTGCCCCTGGATTTCCTTCGGAGGAATGTTTTCTCGATGATACAGCTTCAGGATGTGCTCACCTCGTAATGTGTAAACCTAGCTATCTGTTACTTAGATTTATTGATGACTTGCTTTTCATCTCAACCTCAAAGGAACAGGCTTCTAGGTTCTTCTCACGGTTGCAGAGAGGGTTTCGAGCCTACAACTGCGACATGaacaaaaagaaatttggaaTGAACTTTCAGATAAACACTATACCAGATCTGAGATCAGATAGATTGTATGTGGTTGAAGATGGAACCTCATTTCTTCGGTGGAGTGgactttttatcaactgctcaaCGTTGGAAATTCAGGCAGATTACACGAG GTATTTGAATTTCCCGCTGAGTTCAACACTCACTGTGGGCTGGCTAAATAAACCAGGCCGTGACTTAAAGGTTAAGCTGTGCGGTTATCTGAGACCGAAATGCCATCCTATATTCTATGATTCTAACATAAACTCAGCAGCTGTGGTCAGACTCAACATTTATCAAGCTTTTCTTTTGTGTGCCATGAAGTTCCATTGCTACATCTTTGATTTATCAAGCATATGTAGATTCAGCACCAAATTTTATGCAGCTGCTTTGGGAAAATCATTGAG GTATATGACAAAGCTCATCAAGAGGAGGATGTTCTCCTTCAAAACTGGTTCAGATTTTCGTCCAATTCTCGAAGTGGGGAAAGGTGAAATCGAATGGCTTGGATTAACTGCTTATATTCGCGTTTTGAAGAGGAAACAATCAAGATATAAGGAATTGTTACGTGTATTAGATTCTAAGCTCATGGCGCTTGGTAAGCAAGAAAGTACATTATCAGTATTACAAGAAGCCACAGATGATAAGCGTTCCTCTATACTATGGAAGATTAAGTATTGA